In one window of Canis lupus baileyi chromosome 10, mCanLup2.hap1, whole genome shotgun sequence DNA:
- the LOC140640937 gene encoding interferon beta-like, giving the protein MVIGETLPIFIMTSRCILQTTLLLYFSTMALAMSNDLLRSQLSSSSLECQELLLQLNGTTEYCLKDRINFEIPEEIEKSHQFQKEDIILITHEMFQKIFDIFRRNISRTGWNETTVENLLVKLHWQKEHLEIILEDVKEKENFTWDNRTLLHLKKYYLRIVQYLKAKEYSICAWTIVRAEICRNFFFLNILTDYLQN; this is encoded by the coding sequence ATGGTAATAGGTGAGACTCTTCCCATTTTCATCATGACCAGTAGATGCATCCTCCAAACAACTCTCCTGTTGTATTTCTCCACCATGGCTCTTGCCATGAGCAACGACTTGCTTCGATCCCAGCTAAGCAGCAGCAGTTTGGAGTGTCAGGAGCTCCTATTACAGTTGAATGGAACCACTGAATATTGCCTCAAGGACAGGATAAACTTCGAGATCCCTGAGGAAATCGAGAAATCACACCAGTTCCAGAAGGAGGACATCATATTGATCACCCATGAGATGTTCCAGAAGATCTTTGATATTTTCAGGAGAAATATCTCTAGAACAGGATGGAATGAGACCACTGTCGAGAACCTTCTTGTGAAGCTCCACTGGCAGAAGGAACATCTGGAGATAATCCTGGAGGAcgtcaaagagaaggaaaacttcacctgGGACAACAGGACTCTTCTGCACCTGAAGAAATATTACTTAAGGATTGTGCAGTACCTGAAGGCCAAGGAGTACAGCATCTGTGCCTGGACAATAGTCCGAGCAGAAATCTGCAGgaactttttcttccttaatataCTTACAGATTATCTCCAGAACTGA